In the genome of Campylobacter avium LMG 24591, the window TGCAACCGCACCTTTGATGGTTTTGGGCTGTACGATGATGAGGGTTTGCCATCTAAACACCTGTCCTTTTGGTATAGCCACTCAAGACAGAGAACTTAGAGATAGGTTTAAGGGTAAGCCTGAGGATGTGGTGAATTTTATGTATTTCATAGCTGAGGAACTTAGAGAATATATGGCAAGGCTTGGTTTTGAAAAGCTTGATGATATGATAGGACGCATAGATAAATTAAAGCAAAAAAAGCTAAGTGGAAAATTAGCAAAGATAAATTTAGATAAGATTATAAAATCCCTGCCTACATATAACAAAAGTGCGGTGCATTTTGAAAGCTTTGTGGATAATAAGCTTGAAAAAAGTATTGATTATAGAATTTTACTCCCGCTTTGCAAATCCGCTTTAGAAAAAAATAAAAAGATAAAACTAAGCCTAGAGGTAAGCAATCTTAGCAGAACCTTTGCCACTATGCTTTCAAGCTACATAGTGAAAAACTACGGCAAAAACGCCTTAGAAGAAGATAAGATAAGCCTAAGAGCCATAGGCTCTGCTGGAAATAGCTTTGGTGCCTTTTTATGCAAGGGTATAAAGCTTGAAATCATAGGCGATACCAACGACTATCTAGGCAAGGGCTTAAGCGGTGGTAAGATAGTGGCTAAAATTTCAGATGAGGCTACCTTTAGCCCTGAAGAAAATATAATAGCCGGAAATGCCTGTTTATACGGAGCTACAAGCGGGGCTGTGTATTTAGACGGCATAGCAGGAGAAAGATTTTGCGTTAGAAATTCAGGCGCAAAGGCTGTAGTTTTAGGCACGGGAGTGCATGGTTGTGAGTATATGACTGGTGGAATTGTGGTTGTGCTAGGCGATGTGGGCGTAAATTTTGCCGCTGGTATGAGCGGGGGAGTGGCTTATATCTTTGGTAGACATAATGAAGCAAATGTTAATCCTGAGCTTGTAGATATAAAAAATCTTAGCAAAGAGGATGAAAAAGAGCTAAAAGCCATAATAGAAGAGCACATCTTATACACAGGCTCTAAAAAGGCTAAGGACATAATGCAAAAATTTGACAAAAAAGACTTTTTTAAGATAATGCCAAGGGATTATGAAAAGGCTTTAAAGGCTCTAAAAGCTTGTAAGGATGAAAAAGAACCTGAGCTAAGTGCCTTTAAAATGCTAAGCGAGGGTAAGATTTAATTTGCAAATAGCTTAAAAGCCACAAAAATTGTAAAAAGGAAAAATATGAGATACGGAGAAAAAGAGATAAAAGAATTTGATGTGGATAAGGACTTAGAGCTTTGGGAAAATAAGGCTGAAAATGATTATCTTGTAAAGATTACTTTGCCTGAATTTGCCTGTCTTTGTCCAAGATCAGGTTATCCTGATTTTGCCACCTTAAAGCTTGAGTATATACCTGATAAGTTTATAGTTGAGCTTAAGGCTATAAAGATTTATATAAATTCCTTTATGTATAAACACATCAGCCACGAAGCTAGTGTAAATGAAATTTACTCCACCCTAAAAAATAAGCTAAAACCAAAATACATCAAGCTAGTAGCTGAATTTAATCCAAGAGGAAATGTCTATACAAGCATAGAATGCAGAAGCGATCTTGTAGTGCCTAAGTGAAAATTTAAGGCAAATTCTAGGATATTTTTAACAAAAAACGCTATAAATGCCCTTAACAAAACTTAGGCTTTCTTACGCCTAAGTTTATTTAAATGAATTTAACTTTGATGAGAGTTCTTTTGATGAGTCTAGCAGGGTATTTGACATCGAGCTAAGCTCTGAGGATAGTTCTTTTAGCGAGGTTTGCATATCCTCAACTTTTTTGATATTTTCTTCAAGCTGGCTCATCTTTTCCTTAGCGACCTCAGCCTTTTTCTGCATGCTATAAGTAGAATCTGTTATATAATCCAAACTTTGCAAGGAAGCCAAAATTTCCTCTTGCAAATCATTTGTTTTATTTGAAGTTTGCATCATAGATTCGTGTATGTTTTGCATGAGTTCTGCATTTTGATTTATCTTGCTTGTTATGCTTTGAACTGTTAAATTTATATCGGCTAAGGATTTATCGGTTTTTTCAGCCAAATTTCTTACCTCATCAGCCACCACCGCAAAGCCGCGTCCGTGTTCTCCCGCACGTGCTGCTTCTATGGCTGCATTTAGGGCTAAAAGATTTGTTTGCTCGGCTATATCTTTTATAGAATTTGTCATTTGTATAATGCTATCGGCACTTTCTTTTAAAGAAAACATACTATTTGTTATATCCTGTTCTTTTTGTGTGTTTTGCTCAACTAAGGCCAACAATTCTTTTAAGGTCGTATCCACCTTTGACATAACATTTTTCATCTCATTCATGCCGTCTATGCTTTTAAGACTTAGCTCAGAGCTTAAGCTTATATGCTTATCAAGCACCAAAGAATTCTCCTTTATGCTTTGCATTTCCTGATAAGATGAGATGGAATTATGTTTAAGATCTTGTGCGTTTTTTTGCAAAAGTTCTGAAGTTTTGTAGCCGTTTTCAGCGTTATCCACAGCTTGTAAGATAGAGTTTTGCACCAAGGATATAAAAGAATTTATGTAAGAGGCTGACTGCGCTAGTTCGCTTTTTAAAGATATGTTTAGCCTAGATCTTAAATTTGCCTCATTTGAAACCAAATTTGCACTTAGCTGTTCTAGCTGTTTTATAGGTATTAAAACGCGTTTTATGGTTATGATTATAAGACTTAGCAAAAGAAGCACAGTAAATGCGAAAACAAAGATAGAGCTGTAGAATTTATTTTCATTTGTGCTGCTTATATGCTCTTGATTTTGCCTTATGCTCTTTGACAAAAGTTGGGCTAAAGTGTCGCTTTGGTAATACTTGGAATTATCTTGCATTATGCTTATTTGCTGTATTATCATCCTATAATGTTTCAAAAATATAGAGATATTCTCATTGCTTGTATCTTTTACATCCTTTATGTATTTTTGCAAGAGCCTAAGCACATCTTTTTGCAAAACATTTTGCGTTCCTATCACCGAAAGGGTGGAATAAAGAGCATTTATTGTCTGCTTTTGCCCTGTGTCGCTTTCTTTTAGGTAGTTTTGGGCTAGTTCGAAGAGATAAATTTTAGAATTTAAGGCTATGGAATTTGCGGACTTAAACCTCTCTACCTGCCACATCTTGTCATTAAACACCTCAAAACTTTCGTTTATATCTATGCCATTTTTATCTAGTGTTAAAAATATCTCCTCCATTTCCCTGCCTATTTGCACCGTTTCATCATAATTTACGCTTTGCAAGGCAAGAGAAAAGATATTGTTTAACCTAGCGTTTAAAAATGCTAGTCTTTGTAGCTCGCTCATACTGTATTGGCTTTCTTTTTGGTGCTTGTAATTATCAAAAATGAAAAAAAGCATTAAAAAAACCAAGGAAATTATCACAACAGTCATAACTATAAAAAGATGTAAAAATGAAAATCTCTTATTGGATTTTTTCATTATATTCTCCTGTTAGTGTTTTTAAAAAGGCTACTATATCATTTACTGTCTCATCTTCTAAAAACTTACCAAGCTGATAATACGCCATAAATTGCACAGCCTGTTCTAATGCCGGCATAGTGCCGTCATGAAAATAAGGTGCCGTTTTTTCTACATTTCTTAAGCTTGGCACCTTAAAAACCATTTTATCTTCCTCTCTTTTTGTCCTGTCAAAAAGTCCTTGCAAATCTTGGTTTGGATACTGGATAAAAATTCCAAATTTTTGATACATATTTCCACCCACATTAACCCCGTGATGACAAGAGGTGCAACCATTTGCCACAAAGGCAGCATAACCTCTTTTTGCTTGTTCGCTTATAGCATTTTCATCACCTCTTAAATATCTATCAAATGGCGAATTTGGAGTTATAAGGGTTTTTTCAAATTCAGCTATAGCGTCTGCGATATTATCAAAATTTATTTCTCCATAAATCTCATCAAAGCTTTTTTGATATTCTTTGTTGCTTTTAACCTTTTGCACCACTTCTGTTTCGTTTAATCCATGCTCTATAGGA includes:
- the queF gene encoding preQ(1) synthase; translated protein: MRYGEKEIKEFDVDKDLELWENKAENDYLVKITLPEFACLCPRSGYPDFATLKLEYIPDKFIVELKAIKIYINSFMYKHISHEASVNEIYSTLKNKLKPKYIKLVAEFNPRGNVYTSIECRSDLVVPK
- a CDS encoding methyl-accepting chemotaxis protein, with amino-acid sequence MQSIKENSLVLDKHISLSSELSLKSIDGMNEMKNVMSKVDTTLKELLALVEQNTQKEQDITNSMFSLKESADSIIQMTNSIKDIAEQTNLLALNAAIEAARAGEHGRGFAVVADEVRNLAEKTDKSLADINLTVQSITSKINQNAELMQNIHESMMQTSNKTNDLQEEILASLQSLDYITDSTYSMQKKAEVAKEKMSQLEENIKKVEDMQTSLKELSSELSSMSNTLLDSSKELSSKLNSFK
- a CDS encoding cytochrome-c peroxidase, with protein sequence MKKFIFISLLLNLCLANELISPIPQSLEFDKQKALLGKKLYMDKSLSKDGTISCNSCHLVDNYGVDNKPTSPGVNQAQGVFNSPSSFNAVFNFVQFWDGRAKNLKEQAKGSLLNPIEHGLNETEVVQKVKSNKEYQKSFDEIYGEINFDNIADAIAEFEKTLITPNSPFDRYLRGDENAISEQAKRGYAAFVANGCTSCHHGVNVGGNMYQKFGIFIQYPNQDLQGLFDRTKREEDKMVFKVPSLRNVEKTAPYFHDGTMPALEQAVQFMAYYQLGKFLEDETVNDIVAFLKTLTGEYNEKIQ